From the genome of Streptomyces sp. JH34:
AAGGAGTAGACGACTCCTGGACGAAGCCCTCAGGACACCGACGCGGTGTCCTGAGGGCTTCGTCATGCGCCGGGCGGAGGTGCGGTGGAGCCCCGTGCCACCAGGTGGACGGGGAGGTCGTGATGCTCTGCGGGGCGGCCCTCCAGGACGTCCAGCAGAGCCGTCATGCCCCGCTCGCCCACCTGTTCGGCGGGGAGGCGCACGGTGGTGAGCTCCGGTTCCACCGCCGTGGCGAGTGCCAGGTCGTCGAAGCCGGTCACGGAGATGTCGTCGGGAACCCGCAGCCCCCGTCTGCGCACCGCCTTGCAGGCGCCGGCGGCCAGGATGTCGTCGTCGCAGACGATGGCGGTGGGCAGGGGCCCGGGGGAGTTCAGAGCCGCCTCGACGGCTTCGCGTCCCGCCCGTACGTCCAGGGCGGCGGGCACGGTGCGCAGGACGGCGCCGGGGACGGCTTCCACGGCCTCCCGCAGCGCCCGGGCGCGCACCGCGAAGGTCCAGGTGTCCACGGCGGACGCGAGGTGCACGAACCGGCGGTGGCCGAGGCCGAGCAGATGTTCCGTCACCTGGTGCATGCCGTCCGCGATGTCGAGGTTCACGCGCGCCGCCGCGCCATGGTCCGCGGGGTCGCTGTCCAGCATCACCAGCGGCAGCTCCGCGCCGCGCAGCGCTCCCAGCGCGTCCGCCGCCATGGACGAGGCGATCACCCCGTCGAGCGCCGCGCGCGCCGAGGCGAAGGGGTCCCTGGCGGGGCCGGTGCCGTCGGGGGACGGGTAGAGGACCACACCGAAGTCGTGCTCCGCGGCGACGGCCGCGGCTCCGGTGTACACGCGGGCGAAGAACTCGTTGGTCAGCGCGGGGACGACGAGCAGCGCCGTGCGGGTGCGGCCCATCCGCAGGCTGCGGGCCGCGAAGTTCGGCCGGTAGCCGAGCTCCCGGGCGCTCCCGCGGACGCGCTCGGCTGTCGGCGCCGACACCCTGCCCCGCCACTTCTCGCCGAGCACGAGCGAGACCGTGGCCTGTGAGACGCCCGCGGCCCGTGCCACGTCACGGCTGGTGGGCCGGGGTGGGGCAGGCTGCCGCGCGCTGGTCACTCGTGCCTCCGTGCTGGGCCGGTCGGATGCGGTGGGATGGACTCCCGGGCTGCCCACATGGTACGTATGAGCCTCGACGTTATACGTAAAACCCCGAGGCTGTGACACCGTCGGGGGAGAGGGGCGGACATGGCCGCGGGGTATCTGGACATCCTCCGGACGCGGCACGCCGCCCGGCTGCTGGCAGGGACGCTGGTGGGGCGGCTGCCCAACGGAACCGCCCACATCGCCATCGTCCTGTTCACCCGCGCGGAGGGCGGCAGCTACACGCTGGCCGGCGCCCTGGCGGCTGCCTACGGTCTCGCCACGGCGGTGGGACAGCCGCTGCTGGGCCGGGCCGTGGACCTGTACGGCCAGCCGCGCGTCCAGCTCCCGGCGGCCGTGGTCTCCGCGCTCGGCATGGCGGCGCTCGCCCTCATGGGCCTCGGCTCGCTGCCGGCCGCGTACGCCGCGGTCGTGGTGGCCGGTGTGTCCACACCCCCGCTGGAAGGCGGCCTGCGCGCCCTCTGGCCGACCGTCCTCGGCCGGGAGGACCGGGTGCACCGGGCCTACGCCATGGACGCGGTGGCCCAGGAGGTCATGTTCACCGTCGGCCCCCTCCTCGTGACGGTCCTGGTGTCGCTCCGATCACCGGCCGCCGCCCTCCTGGTCATCAACGCCATCGGCGTCCTCGGGGCGTTGTCCGTCGTCCTGTCCGAGCCCTCCCGGCAGTGGCGCTCGGCGCCCCGCGAGGCGCACTGGCTGGGCGCCCTGCGCTCGCCCGGCCTGCTCGCGCTGCTGGGCGCCTTCTTCTTCGTCGGGCTGGCGCTCGGCTCCATCACGGTGGCCGGTGTCGCCTACGCGGACGACCACGGCCGGGAGTCCGTGTACGGCTGGCTCATGGCCGCCCTCGGCCTCGGCGCGCTGATCGGCGGAGCGGTGTACGGGGCGCGGCAGTGGGCCGGGGCGCCCGAGCGCAGACTGCGGGTCATCGTCGCGCTGCTCGCGCTGGGCTATCTGCCGCTGATGCTCACCCCCGGTGTGCCGGCCATGACCGCGCTGGCCGCGCTCGCCGGGGTGTTCCTGGCCCCGGCGATCGCCTGCTCGTTCATCGTCGTGGACCGGCACGCGCCGCGGGGCACGGTGACCGAGGCGTTCTCCTGGCTCGTGACGACCTTCGGCGTCGGCGCGGCGGCCGGAACGGCGGTCGCGGGCCCGGCCGTCGAGGTCGGCGGCACGGGCTGGAGTTTCGCCGTCGCGGGGGCCGGTGGAGTGGCCGCGCTGCTGGTCCTGCTGGCCACCGGAAGGGTCCTCGCAGCTCCCGGGCGTACGCCCGCCGTTGTGGCCGGTTCGGAAAATGATCGAAACGGTGCTGCCGAACCCGGTTTCAGCTCAGGCCATAAGGCGTAATGTTCAGTCATGGACCGCCGCATTTTCGGGCTGGAGAACGAGTACGGCGTCACGTGCACGTTCAGGGGACAGCGCCGACTGTCACCTGACGAAGTGGCGCGCTACCTCTTCCGCCGTGTCGTGTCATGGGGCCGCAGCAGCAATGTCTTCCTGCGGAACGGCGCCCGCCTCTACCTCGACGTGGGATCG
Proteins encoded in this window:
- a CDS encoding MFS transporter — encoded protein: MAAGYLDILRTRHAARLLAGTLVGRLPNGTAHIAIVLFTRAEGGSYTLAGALAAAYGLATAVGQPLLGRAVDLYGQPRVQLPAAVVSALGMAALALMGLGSLPAAYAAVVVAGVSTPPLEGGLRALWPTVLGREDRVHRAYAMDAVAQEVMFTVGPLLVTVLVSLRSPAAALLVINAIGVLGALSVVLSEPSRQWRSAPREAHWLGALRSPGLLALLGAFFFVGLALGSITVAGVAYADDHGRESVYGWLMAALGLGALIGGAVYGARQWAGAPERRLRVIVALLALGYLPLMLTPGVPAMTALAALAGVFLAPAIACSFIVVDRHAPRGTVTEAFSWLVTTFGVGAAAGTAVAGPAVEVGGTGWSFAVAGAGGVAALLVLLATGRVLAAPGRTPAVVAGSENDRNGAAEPGFSSGHKA
- a CDS encoding LacI family DNA-binding transcriptional regulator, translating into MTSARQPAPPRPTSRDVARAAGVSQATVSLVLGEKWRGRVSAPTAERVRGSARELGYRPNFAARSLRMGRTRTALLVVPALTNEFFARVYTGAAAVAAEHDFGVVLYPSPDGTGPARDPFASARAALDGVIASSMAADALGALRGAELPLVMLDSDPADHGAAARVNLDIADGMHQVTEHLLGLGHRRFVHLASAVDTWTFAVRARALREAVEAVPGAVLRTVPAALDVRAGREAVEAALNSPGPLPTAIVCDDDILAAGACKAVRRRGLRVPDDISVTGFDDLALATAVEPELTTVRLPAEQVGERGMTALLDVLEGRPAEHHDLPVHLVARGSTAPPPGA